CCTGGCGCTGGTGATTGTGGCGCTACTACTATATGCCGTAGACCGAGCCCGCACGGGCAAGGCAGGGCAGGGCGAAACTTGGGAATGGGAGCAGTCAGCTACCACCATTACTCCGCAAGTAGCTGCGGTGCCAAGTCTAGGGCTGCAGGTATGGCTATGGGTTGCGTTGCTGCTCACCTTCTGGCAAATTATGCTGGGCACTCAGGTGCGGGAGCAGGTAGACGTGGTTTCGGCCGCCGCTGGCTATGTGGGCCGCGAAACCTGGATAGGCCAACTAGGCAGTGTATTTACGTTACACCGCACGATTTCAGCGGCGGTGCTGCTGCTGAATGTGTATGTGGGGTTTGAGCTGTGGCAACTTGGACAGGCGCGGCTGCGGCGGCTAGTGGTGGCCACACTAGGCATGATTGGTTTGGAAATAGTTGTGGGTTTTGTACTGACCTTGTTTGCACTGCCCGCTGCGGCGCAGCCGGTGCACCTCACCTTGGCGACGGTGCTGTTCGGCGTGCAGTTTCTGACGCTGCTGGCGGTGGCCCATGCGCGCAAAGCTCCAGAAACTATTGCGCCATCGGATGCCGCCCGACCGGTTGTTGCGTAACTTTGTGGCCCGTTTGGCAGGCAGCTGAAGTTGGCATGCCCGTGAACCGGAATCACTAGAAAAGGTATTGATGCTTAAGGCCCGCGCCTATTTTCAGCTGCTCAAGTTCCGGCTTTCGCTCACGGTGGCGTTTTCCAGTGCAATTGGGTACATGCTGGGCGCGCACGATTTTAATTGGGGCCAGGCCCTGCTGGTGATGCTTGGTGGCCTGCTCGTAACGGGCTCTGCCAACATCATCAACCAGATTCACGAGCGGGAACTTGACAAGCTCATGACCCGCACGGCCAAGCGCCCGCTGCCGTTGGGCATCCTCACGCCGGCTGAGGCCTGGGTGTTTTGCGTGCTGCTGGGCGTGGCCGGGCTGGGCCTGCTGGCCTATTGCTTCAACCCGCTCACGGCGGCGCTGTCGCTGCTTTCGCTCATCCTCTACGGGTTCATCTACACGCCGCTCAAGACGATTTCGCCAATTTGCGTGGCCGTGGGGGCCATTCCGGGCGGTTTGCCGCCGCTTATCGGCTGGGTAGCCGCTACAGGCTACATCGGCGTGGAAGCGTGGGTGCTGTTTGGCATTCAGTTTATGTGGCAGTTTCCGCATTTCTGGGCCATCGCCTGGGTGGCCGACGACGACTACAAGCGCGCGGGCTTTAAGATGCTGCCCTCGCCGGGCAACCGCGACCTGCGCACGGCGTTCCAAATCATGACCTACACGCTGCTGCTGATTCCGCTCAGCTTGCTGCCATTGGAATTTAATATTTCGGGGCGCATCTCGGCGCTGGTGGCCGTGGTGTGCGGCGTATTGTTTTTGCTGCTCACAGTGCAACTCATGCGCACGCAGTCGCGCAAGGCCGCGCTACGCATCATGTTTGCCTCATTCCTATACCTACCCATCGTACAAATTGCCTTGGTGCTGGACAAAATCTAGC
This DNA window, taken from Hymenobacter sp. 5317J-9, encodes the following:
- a CDS encoding COX15/CtaA family protein → MNNWSISPAVRRFRFVGLLTVVAVYLLILVGGVVRSTGSGMGCPDWPKCFGSWVPPTKVSQLPPNYKEIYTAQRVAKNQKLARTLQRLGFSQVAGSIFAHPTQYIETDFNAVKTWIEYVNRLLGALIGVFVFLTVLFALPYWKRDRTIFWLALASFLLTGVQGYLGSLVVSTNLLPVMVTIHMALALVIVALLLYAVDRARTGKAGQGETWEWEQSATTITPQVAAVPSLGLQVWLWVALLLTFWQIMLGTQVREQVDVVSAAAGYVGRETWIGQLGSVFTLHRTISAAVLLLNVYVGFELWQLGQARLRRLVVATLGMIGLEIVVGFVLTLFALPAAAQPVHLTLATVLFGVQFLTLLAVAHARKAPETIAPSDAARPVVA
- the cyoE gene encoding heme o synthase encodes the protein MLKARAYFQLLKFRLSLTVAFSSAIGYMLGAHDFNWGQALLVMLGGLLVTGSANIINQIHERELDKLMTRTAKRPLPLGILTPAEAWVFCVLLGVAGLGLLAYCFNPLTAALSLLSLILYGFIYTPLKTISPICVAVGAIPGGLPPLIGWVAATGYIGVEAWVLFGIQFMWQFPHFWAIAWVADDDYKRAGFKMLPSPGNRDLRTAFQIMTYTLLLIPLSLLPLEFNISGRISALVAVVCGVLFLLLTVQLMRTQSRKAALRIMFASFLYLPIVQIALVLDKI